A section of the Streptomyces sp. Je 1-369 genome encodes:
- a CDS encoding aminotransferase class I/II-fold pyridoxal phosphate-dependent enzyme — protein MSDVRSLLEARTDWADVDRLRAATALPLLVAGVRNTTDALRALDSGADGVVVTSLDALPGIAETVAGRCPVLLSGGVRRGADVLTAVAAGADAVFAGRPVLHGLRAGGRAGVAEVLDVLVRELGDAMTFTGTATVADIGPGLVRTGPRPADPAPPPVARPLQRSELHASVSDPVLDTMTFLNEITTRYPEAISFAPGRPYDGFFDSEQIFTHLRRYLNHLAEQGCSPQQVRTAMYQYGPTAGLIREIIADSLRADENIDVPAESIVVTVGAQEAMLLVLRALITGPDDVLLVSSPCYVGITGAARLLDIAVTPVEEREDGVSCADLEAVIRNERARGRRPRAFYVVPDHSNPSGTTMGPRARAELLELAARHGILILEDSPYRLVSPGPPLPTLKSQDRAHTVVHLGSFSKTVFPGARVGFVVADQPVVDASGRTGLLADDLAKIKSMVTVNTSSLSQAAVAGTLLAAGGKVSELNSAASAYYGDAMRATLRELDTHLPPERRKALGVRWNEPTGGFFLTLRVPFRADNAALIRSAQDFGVIWTPMTYFHPGGGGVHGIRLSTSYLTPAQISEGVARLVRFIEAESARASAPREGS, from the coding sequence CTGAGCGACGTACGGTCCCTGCTCGAAGCCCGCACCGACTGGGCCGACGTGGACCGGCTCCGCGCCGCCACCGCCCTGCCGCTGCTCGTCGCCGGCGTGCGCAATACGACCGACGCGCTGCGCGCCCTGGACAGCGGCGCCGACGGCGTCGTGGTCACCTCCCTCGACGCGCTCCCCGGGATCGCGGAGACCGTGGCGGGACGCTGCCCCGTCCTGCTGAGCGGCGGGGTCCGGCGCGGCGCCGACGTGCTGACGGCGGTCGCCGCCGGGGCCGACGCGGTCTTCGCGGGACGCCCGGTCCTGCACGGGCTGCGGGCCGGCGGGCGCGCGGGCGTGGCGGAGGTCCTCGACGTCCTCGTCCGGGAACTGGGCGACGCGATGACGTTCACCGGCACCGCCACAGTCGCGGACATCGGCCCCGGCCTGGTCCGCACCGGACCCCGCCCGGCGGATCCGGCCCCGCCCCCGGTCGCGCGGCCGTTGCAGCGGAGCGAACTGCACGCCAGCGTGTCCGACCCGGTCCTGGACACGATGACGTTCCTCAACGAGATCACCACCCGCTACCCGGAGGCGATCTCCTTCGCGCCGGGGCGCCCCTACGACGGATTCTTCGACAGCGAGCAGATCTTCACCCACCTGCGCCGGTACCTGAACCACCTGGCGGAGCAGGGGTGTTCACCGCAGCAGGTGCGGACGGCCATGTACCAGTACGGGCCCACCGCGGGCCTGATCCGCGAGATCATCGCCGACTCGCTGCGCGCCGACGAGAACATCGACGTACCGGCCGAGTCCATCGTGGTGACGGTCGGCGCGCAGGAAGCCATGCTCCTCGTGCTGCGCGCCCTGATCACAGGGCCCGACGACGTCCTCCTCGTCTCCAGCCCCTGCTACGTCGGCATCACCGGCGCGGCCCGCCTCCTCGACATCGCCGTGACCCCCGTGGAGGAGCGGGAGGACGGCGTGTCCTGCGCGGACCTGGAGGCGGTCATCAGGAACGAGCGGGCCCGCGGACGCAGGCCCCGCGCCTTCTACGTCGTACCCGACCACTCGAACCCGTCGGGCACCACCATGGGACCGCGGGCCCGCGCCGAGCTCCTCGAACTCGCGGCCCGGCACGGCATCCTGATCCTCGAGGACAGCCCGTACCGTCTGGTCAGCCCGGGCCCGCCGCTGCCGACCCTGAAGTCCCAGGACCGCGCCCACACGGTCGTCCACCTCGGCTCCTTCTCCAAGACGGTGTTCCCCGGCGCCCGCGTCGGCTTCGTCGTCGCCGACCAGCCCGTCGTCGACGCGTCGGGGCGCACCGGACTGCTCGCGGACGACCTCGCCAAGATCAAGAGCATGGTGACGGTCAACACCTCGTCGCTGAGCCAGGCGGCCGTGGCGGGCACGCTCCTCGCCGCGGGCGGCAAGGTCTCGGAGCTGAACAGTGCGGCGTCCGCGTACTACGGCGACGCCATGCGGGCCACGCTCAGGGAGCTCGACACCCACCTGCCTCCGGAGCGCCGCAAGGCCCTGGGCGTGCGGTGGAACGAGCCCACCGGCGGCTTCTTCCTCACCCTGCGGGTGCCGTTCCGCGCGGACAACGCCGCGCTGATCCGCTCGGCGCAGGACTTCGGGGTCATCTGGACGCCGATGACGTACTTCCATCCCGGCGGCGGTGGCGTGCACGGCATCCGCCTGTCGACCAGCTATCTGACGCCCGCCCAGATCAGCGAGGGCGTCGCGCGGCTCGTGCGGTTCATCGAAGCCGAGAGCGCGCGAGCCTCCGCCCCACGAGAAGGGTCCTGA
- the dpgC gene encoding (3,5-dihydroxyphenyl)acetyl-CoA 1,2-dioxygenase DpgC has translation MDDLVAALPEPPARTPGQRARIAAAKDAARALRSAFLDVHADAVYDLLTADRAESPRIDALLDAAAAALPGLVPDEKLLAIERSKPQAAKEGHEIDQGIFLRAVLRSAYAGPHLLDAMLRPTPRALALLDEFTRTGVAEMESVRVERGADGVARLTMCRDDCLNAEDVRQVDDMETAVDLALLDPAVRVGLIRGGVMRHPRYRGRRVFSAGINLKSLSSGDIPLAGFLLRRELGYLHKLVRGIRTDHPGQWHSPHAEKPWVAAVDGFAIGGGTQILLVCDHVLAASDAYLSLPAAKEGIIPGVANFRFGRYAGPRLSRQVILEGRRIRAAEPDARLLVDEVVEPADMDAAVEASLARLDGDAVLANRRMLNLAEEPPDAFRAYMAEFALQQALRIYGQDVIDKVGRFAAASPSAG, from the coding sequence GTGGACGATCTGGTCGCCGCCCTGCCGGAACCGCCCGCGCGTACTCCCGGGCAACGCGCCCGGATCGCGGCGGCGAAGGACGCGGCACGTGCCCTGCGGTCCGCCTTCCTCGACGTACACGCGGACGCCGTGTACGACCTGCTGACCGCGGACCGCGCCGAGTCCCCGCGTATCGACGCACTCCTCGACGCGGCCGCCGCGGCGCTCCCCGGCCTCGTGCCCGACGAGAAGCTGCTCGCGATCGAGCGGAGCAAGCCGCAGGCGGCCAAAGAGGGGCACGAGATCGACCAGGGCATCTTCCTGCGGGCCGTGCTCCGCTCCGCGTACGCGGGACCGCACCTGCTCGACGCCATGCTCCGGCCGACCCCCCGCGCCCTGGCGCTCCTGGACGAGTTCACACGTACCGGCGTGGCCGAGATGGAGTCCGTGCGCGTCGAGCGGGGCGCGGACGGGGTCGCGCGGCTGACCATGTGCAGGGACGACTGCCTGAACGCCGAGGACGTCCGGCAGGTCGACGACATGGAGACCGCCGTCGACCTCGCGCTGCTCGACCCGGCCGTCCGGGTGGGGCTGATACGCGGCGGCGTGATGCGCCACCCCCGATACCGCGGCCGGCGCGTGTTCAGCGCAGGCATCAACCTCAAGAGCCTCAGCTCCGGCGACATCCCGCTGGCCGGCTTCCTGCTGCGCCGCGAGCTCGGCTACCTCCACAAGCTCGTGCGCGGCATCCGGACCGACCACCCCGGGCAGTGGCACTCGCCCCACGCGGAGAAGCCGTGGGTCGCCGCCGTCGACGGATTCGCCATCGGCGGCGGCACCCAGATCCTGCTGGTCTGCGACCACGTGCTCGCCGCCTCCGACGCCTACCTCAGCCTCCCCGCGGCGAAGGAGGGGATCATCCCCGGCGTCGCCAACTTCCGGTTCGGCAGGTACGCGGGGCCGCGCCTGTCCCGGCAGGTCATCCTCGAAGGCCGCAGGATCAGGGCGGCCGAGCCCGACGCACGGCTCCTCGTCGACGAGGTCGTGGAGCCCGCGGACATGGACGCCGCCGTCGAGGCGAGCCTGGCGCGTCTCGACGGCGACGCGGTGCTCGCCAACCGGCGGATGCTCAACCTCGCCGAGGAACCGCCCGACGCGTTCCGCGCCTACATGGCGGAGTTCGCGCTCCAACAGGCCCTACGTATCTACGGACAGGACGTCATCGACAAGGTCGGCCGGTTCGCCGCGGCCTCGCCGAGCGCCGGGTGA
- a CDS encoding prephenate dehydrogenase: MRTMAVIGTGLIGTSVALAVSRRGVTVHLADRDPAAARTAAALGAGVTDAPAEPVDLAVIAVPPSQVGAVLAEAQQRGLAETYTDVASVKAGPERAALSRAPDPHRYIGGHPLAGRERSGPLAARADLFRGRNWVLTPSRLTAADAFDRALELVALCEAVPVVMRSQDHDAAVAVTSHVPHLMASLMAARLREGPADLPSLAGQGLRDATRIAGGDSRLWGDILQANAPAIAGVLKDLHTDLSRLVPALDALARPGGGSGRDRGMRTLVDLLDRGISGLAEIPDTRPGAARGGPRVRVAVADRPGELARLLAAAAEAGVAADDAGVESVSPAGDPAVPGFVVRFTVPPRTADRLVAVLDAGGWDVVREREEDRDPTEELDRDLDLDRDLDGVLLADTVRSGRRPQ, from the coding sequence ATGCGCACCATGGCCGTCATCGGTACGGGCCTGATCGGCACCTCCGTCGCCCTGGCGGTGAGCCGGCGCGGCGTGACGGTGCACCTGGCCGACCGCGACCCCGCAGCGGCCCGCACCGCCGCCGCCCTCGGCGCCGGTGTCACGGACGCCCCGGCGGAACCGGTGGACCTGGCCGTGATCGCCGTCCCGCCCAGCCAGGTCGGCGCCGTGCTCGCCGAGGCGCAGCAGCGCGGGCTCGCCGAGACCTACACGGACGTCGCGTCGGTGAAGGCGGGCCCCGAGCGGGCCGCCCTGAGCCGCGCCCCCGACCCGCACCGCTACATCGGCGGGCATCCGCTCGCGGGCCGGGAGCGCTCGGGCCCGCTCGCCGCCCGCGCCGACCTCTTCCGCGGCCGCAACTGGGTGCTCACCCCGTCCCGGCTGACCGCGGCCGACGCCTTCGACCGCGCTCTGGAACTGGTCGCCCTGTGCGAGGCCGTCCCGGTCGTGATGCGCAGCCAGGACCATGACGCGGCGGTCGCCGTGACCTCCCACGTGCCCCACCTGATGGCCAGTCTGATGGCCGCGAGGCTCCGCGAGGGCCCGGCCGACCTGCCCAGCCTCGCCGGGCAGGGCCTGCGCGACGCCACCCGGATCGCGGGCGGCGACTCGCGGCTCTGGGGCGACATCCTCCAGGCCAACGCACCTGCGATCGCCGGGGTCCTCAAGGATCTGCACACGGACCTCTCCCGCCTGGTACCGGCGCTGGACGCGCTCGCCAGGCCCGGCGGCGGCAGCGGGCGCGACCGCGGCATGCGCACGCTCGTGGACCTCCTCGACCGTGGCATCTCCGGTCTCGCGGAGATCCCGGACACCCGGCCCGGCGCCGCACGCGGAGGACCTCGGGTGCGGGTCGCCGTCGCGGACCGTCCCGGGGAGCTGGCGCGGCTGCTCGCCGCGGCGGCGGAGGCGGGGGTGGCGGCGGACGACGCGGGTGTGGAGAGCGTGAGTCCTGCGGGCGACCCGGCCGTCCCGGGCTTCGTGGTGCGCTTCACCGTTCCGCCGCGTACCGCCGACCGGCTCGTGGCCGTGCTCGATGCCGGGGGCTGGGATGTCGTACGGGAACGAGAAGAGGACCGCGACCCCACCGAGGAACTGGACCGCGACCTCGACCTCGACCGTGATCTCGATGGAGTGTTGCTCGCGGACACGGTCCGATCCGGCCGTCGCCCACAGTGA
- a CDS encoding alpha-hydroxy acid oxidase, whose product MASTSADPDVSGPVRPEDLHCLADAERAAATVLPAAVRDFVAGGSGAEVTLDANRAALDRVFLVPRVLRDVSACTTGTTLLGRPARLPLALAPVAYQRLVHPEGELAAARAAQAAGVPFTVSTLSSVPVERLTALDGTVWFQLYWLRDAEGSPDLVRRAEDAGAQAIMLTVDVPWMGRRLRDVRNRFALPDYVRAAHLAEGPSAAHRVPSGTGAASALAAHTEAVFSPALTWSSVEALRERTRLPLVLKGILAAEDAVRAAECGVDAVVVSNHGGRQLDGALPSVDALPEVVAGVAGRCEVLLDSGIRSGTDVLRALALGASGVLVGRPALWGLAVGGEGGVRRVLDLLAVEFRDALGLAGCADATDARELRTVRRAG is encoded by the coding sequence GTGGCTTCGACCAGCGCTGACCCGGACGTGAGCGGCCCCGTGCGCCCCGAGGACCTGCACTGCCTCGCCGACGCCGAACGCGCCGCCGCCACCGTGCTGCCCGCCGCTGTCCGAGACTTCGTGGCAGGGGGCAGCGGCGCAGAGGTGACGCTGGACGCCAACCGCGCCGCGCTGGACCGGGTCTTCCTGGTCCCGCGGGTGCTCAGGGACGTGTCGGCGTGCACGACCGGGACCACGCTGCTCGGGCGACCGGCCCGACTGCCTCTCGCACTCGCGCCGGTCGCCTACCAGCGGCTCGTGCACCCCGAGGGGGAACTGGCCGCCGCCCGGGCGGCGCAGGCGGCAGGAGTGCCGTTCACCGTGAGCACCCTCAGCAGCGTCCCCGTCGAGCGGCTCACGGCGCTCGACGGGACCGTCTGGTTCCAGCTCTACTGGCTGCGCGACGCCGAAGGCTCCCCCGACCTGGTCCGGCGGGCCGAGGACGCCGGCGCGCAGGCGATCATGCTCACGGTCGATGTGCCGTGGATGGGGCGGCGCCTGCGCGACGTACGCAACCGGTTCGCGCTTCCGGATTACGTGCGCGCCGCCCACCTGGCGGAGGGACCGTCCGCGGCGCACCGGGTGCCGTCCGGTACCGGTGCCGCGTCCGCGCTGGCCGCGCACACGGAGGCCGTGTTCTCACCCGCTCTGACGTGGTCGTCGGTGGAGGCGCTGCGCGAGCGCACCCGGCTGCCGCTGGTACTCAAGGGGATCCTGGCGGCCGAGGACGCTGTGCGCGCCGCCGAGTGCGGGGTGGACGCCGTGGTGGTGTCCAACCACGGCGGCCGCCAGCTGGACGGCGCCCTGCCGAGCGTCGACGCGCTGCCGGAGGTGGTGGCCGGTGTGGCGGGACGCTGCGAGGTCCTGCTGGACAGCGGCATCCGCAGCGGTACGGACGTGCTGCGGGCGCTGGCGCTCGGCGCGTCCGGTGTCCTGGTGGGCAGGCCCGCGCTGTGGGGTCTTGCCGTGGGGGGCGAAGGCGGGGTGCGGCGGGTCCTCGACCTGCTGGCGGTGGAGTTCCGGGACGCTCTGGGGCTCGCGGGGTGCGCGGATGCGACGGACGCGCGGGAACTGCGGACGGTACGGCGCGCGGGCTGA
- the dpgA gene encoding 3,5-dihydroxyphenylacetyl-CoA synthase DpgA yields MTTTTLAARPRITGVGTAVTPASYSQQEVLDAFGITDPKVRSVFLNSAIERRNLTLPAEDEHGVRAPESQGDLLDKHKALALEMGGEALRACLKEAGAELSDLRHLCCVTSTGLLTPGISALLIRELGIDRHCSRTDIVGMGCNAGLNALGVVAGWATAHPGELAVVLCVEACSAAYTVDSTMRTAVVNSLFGDGAAAVALLAGEDPALSPTGAEPPSVLKFASCVIPEAVDAMRYDWDRVQSRFSFFLDPQIPYVVGAHTELVVDRLLAGTGLRRSDIRHWLVHSGGKKVIDAVVVNLGLTRHDVRHTVGVLRDHGNVSSGSFLFSYERLLEEDVARPGEYGVLMTMGPGSTIETALIRW; encoded by the coding sequence ATGACCACGACGACCCTTGCCGCCCGCCCCCGCATCACCGGAGTGGGCACGGCCGTCACACCCGCCTCCTACTCCCAGCAGGAAGTGCTCGACGCCTTCGGGATCACCGACCCCAAAGTGCGCTCCGTCTTCCTCAACAGCGCCATCGAGCGCCGCAACCTCACCCTCCCCGCGGAGGACGAACACGGCGTCCGCGCCCCCGAGTCCCAGGGCGACCTGCTCGACAAGCACAAGGCACTGGCCCTGGAGATGGGCGGCGAGGCCCTGCGCGCCTGCCTGAAGGAGGCGGGCGCCGAACTGTCCGACCTCCGCCACCTGTGCTGCGTCACCTCCACCGGCCTGCTCACGCCAGGCATCAGCGCCCTGCTCATCCGCGAACTGGGCATCGACCGCCACTGCTCCAGGACCGACATCGTCGGCATGGGCTGCAACGCGGGCCTCAACGCCCTGGGCGTGGTCGCCGGCTGGGCCACCGCCCACCCGGGTGAACTCGCCGTCGTGCTCTGCGTGGAGGCGTGCTCCGCCGCCTACACGGTCGACTCGACGATGCGGACGGCGGTCGTGAACAGCCTGTTCGGCGACGGCGCGGCGGCTGTCGCGCTGCTGGCGGGCGAGGACCCCGCGCTCTCCCCGACGGGCGCCGAGCCCCCTTCCGTCCTGAAGTTCGCGAGCTGCGTCATTCCCGAAGCGGTCGACGCCATGCGCTACGACTGGGACCGCGTCCAGAGCAGGTTCAGCTTCTTCCTCGACCCGCAGATCCCGTACGTGGTCGGGGCGCACACCGAGCTCGTCGTCGACCGCCTGCTGGCGGGCACGGGGCTGCGCAGGAGCGACATCAGGCACTGGCTGGTGCACTCCGGGGGCAAGAAGGTGATCGACGCGGTCGTGGTCAACCTCGGCCTGACCCGCCACGACGTGCGCCACACGGTCGGTGTGCTGCGCGACCACGGGAACGTGTCCAGCGGCTCGTTCCTGTTCTCGTACGAACGCCTCCTCGAAGAGGACGTCGCGCGGCCCGGCGAGTACGGAGTGCTCATGACGATGGGCCCGGGCTCCACGATCGAGACGGCGCTGATCCGATGGTGA
- the dpgB gene encoding enoyl-CoA-hydratase DpgB, with protein sequence MHPLYALELDGSEPMSATAVKAVAALCDRTEDAARAGADVPVVAVHVTGAPDHGWAGRLDVMLVTKWERALRRLERLPVATVAVARGDCGGTALEAFLAADVRVAAPDTRLLLPRDATATWPGMAGYRLVRLAGVARIRRAFLFGRPVEAAEARDLGVVDELTDDPAAAVAAVAELVGELSGKEIAIRRQLMFDAATTGFEDALGAHLAACDRALRQGAAEVETL encoded by the coding sequence ATGCACCCTCTGTACGCACTGGAGCTGGACGGCTCCGAGCCGATGTCGGCCACCGCCGTCAAGGCGGTCGCCGCCCTCTGCGACCGGACCGAGGACGCGGCACGCGCGGGCGCCGACGTGCCCGTCGTGGCCGTCCACGTCACGGGCGCGCCGGACCACGGCTGGGCCGGACGCCTCGACGTCATGCTGGTCACCAAGTGGGAGCGCGCGCTGCGCCGCCTGGAGCGGCTGCCCGTGGCCACGGTCGCCGTGGCCCGCGGCGACTGCGGCGGCACCGCGCTCGAAGCGTTCCTCGCCGCCGATGTCCGCGTCGCCGCCCCGGACACCCGGCTGCTGCTCCCGCGCGACGCGACGGCGACCTGGCCCGGCATGGCGGGCTACCGCCTGGTGCGGCTCGCCGGGGTCGCCCGGATCCGCAGGGCGTTCCTGTTCGGACGCCCGGTCGAGGCCGCCGAGGCACGCGACCTCGGCGTCGTGGACGAGCTGACGGACGACCCCGCGGCAGCGGTGGCGGCCGTGGCCGAACTCGTCGGCGAGCTGTCGGGCAAGGAGATCGCGATCCGGCGGCAGCTGATGTTCGACGCCGCGACCACGGGCTTCGAGGACGCGCTCGGCGCACACCTCGCGGCCTGCGACCGGGCTCTGCGGCAGGGCGCGGCGGAGGTGGAGACCTTATGA
- a CDS encoding excinuclease ABC subunit UvrA, which yields MHSPHDPFVRVRGAREHNLQGVDVDIPRDVLAVFTGVSGSGKSSLAFGTIYAEAQRRYFESVAPYARRLIHQVGAPKVGEITGLPPAVSLQQRRSAPTSRSSVGTVTTLSNSLRMLFSRAGSYPEGAERLDSDAFSPNTAAGACPECHGLGRVHRTTEELLVPDASLSIREGAIAAWPGAWQGKNLRDVLDALGYDVDRPWRDLPRSERDWILFTDEQPVVTVHPVREAGRIHRPYQGTYMSARRYVMKTFADSKSQTLRAKAERFLASAPCAACGGSRLRPESMAVTFAGRTIAELAALPLSELADALAGAADASETARVLTEDLLARIATVTELGLGYLSPDRATPTLSAGELQRLRLATQLRSGLFGVVYVLDEPSAGLHPADTEALLTVLDRLKAAGNSVFVVEHHLDVVRHADWLVDVGPYAGEHGGRVLHSGPVAQLEGVAESATGRFLFDRATPPVREVRTPRGWLKVGPVTRHNLRGVTAEIPLGAFTAVTGVSGSGKSTLVGEITEDLPGVGRLVCVDQKPIGRTPRSNLATYTGLFDVVRKVFAATDTAKERGYGVGRFSFNVAGGRCETCQGEGFVSVELLFLPSTYAPCPDCAGARYNPETLQVTYRGRNIAEVLDLTVEAAADFFADTPAVVRSLRTLLDVGLGYLRLGQPATELSGGEAQRIKLASELQRVRRGHTLYLLDEPTTGLHPADVEVLTHRLHELVDGGNSVVVVEHDMAVVAGADRVIDLGPDGGDRGGLVLAAGPPAEVARAEGSRTAPYLARALAGGAGTERV from the coding sequence ATGCACAGCCCTCACGATCCGTTCGTACGCGTCCGGGGTGCCAGGGAGCACAATCTGCAAGGTGTCGACGTGGACATTCCGCGCGATGTCCTGGCCGTCTTCACGGGCGTGTCCGGCTCCGGAAAGTCCTCGCTCGCGTTCGGCACGATCTACGCGGAGGCGCAGCGGCGGTACTTCGAGTCCGTCGCCCCGTACGCCCGGCGTCTGATCCACCAGGTGGGCGCGCCGAAGGTCGGCGAGATCACCGGTCTGCCGCCCGCGGTCTCGCTCCAGCAGCGCCGCTCCGCACCGACGTCCCGCTCCTCCGTCGGCACGGTGACCACCCTCTCCAACTCCCTGCGGATGCTGTTCTCGCGCGCGGGCAGCTACCCGGAGGGCGCCGAGCGGCTCGATTCGGACGCCTTCTCGCCCAACACGGCGGCGGGCGCCTGCCCGGAGTGCCACGGTCTGGGCCGCGTCCACCGCACCACGGAGGAGCTGCTCGTCCCCGACGCCTCGCTCTCCATCCGTGAGGGCGCCATCGCCGCCTGGCCCGGCGCGTGGCAGGGCAAGAACCTCCGCGACGTGCTCGACGCGCTCGGGTACGACGTGGACCGGCCGTGGCGCGACCTTCCGCGGTCGGAGCGCGACTGGATCCTGTTCACCGACGAGCAGCCGGTCGTGACCGTGCACCCGGTGCGCGAGGCGGGCCGGATCCACCGCCCCTACCAGGGCACGTACATGAGCGCCCGGCGCTACGTCATGAAGACCTTCGCGGACTCCAAGAGCCAGACGCTGCGCGCCAAGGCCGAGCGGTTCCTGGCGAGCGCGCCGTGTGCGGCGTGCGGCGGGAGCAGGCTGCGTCCGGAGTCGATGGCGGTGACGTTCGCGGGTCGCACGATCGCCGAGCTCGCCGCGCTGCCGCTGTCCGAGCTCGCGGACGCGCTGGCCGGGGCGGCGGACGCGTCCGAGACGGCGCGTGTCCTGACCGAGGACCTGCTCGCCCGGATCGCGACGGTCACCGAACTCGGTCTCGGCTACCTCAGCCCGGACCGTGCCACGCCCACCCTGTCGGCGGGCGAGTTGCAGCGCCTGCGCCTCGCGACGCAGCTGCGCTCGGGGCTCTTCGGCGTGGTGTACGTGCTGGACGAGCCGTCGGCGGGACTCCATCCGGCCGACACGGAGGCCCTGTTGACGGTCCTCGACCGGCTCAAGGCGGCCGGGAACTCCGTGTTCGTGGTGGAGCACCATCTCGATGTCGTACGGCACGCGGACTGGCTCGTCGACGTCGGTCCGTACGCGGGCGAGCACGGCGGGCGGGTCCTGCACAGCGGGCCCGTGGCGCAGCTCGAAGGCGTCGCCGAGTCGGCGACGGGCCGCTTCCTCTTCGACCGGGCGACTCCGCCCGTACGTGAAGTGCGCACTCCGCGGGGCTGGTTGAAGGTCGGCCCGGTCACCCGGCACAACCTGCGCGGGGTGACGGCGGAGATCCCGCTCGGCGCCTTCACGGCGGTCACGGGCGTGTCGGGTTCGGGCAAGTCCACTCTCGTCGGCGAGATCACCGAGGACCTGCCGGGGGTCGGGCGGCTGGTCTGCGTCGACCAGAAGCCGATCGGTCGTACCCCGCGCTCCAACCTCGCGACGTACACCGGTCTGTTCGACGTCGTGCGCAAGGTCTTCGCCGCCACGGACACGGCGAAGGAACGCGGTTACGGCGTCGGCCGCTTCTCCTTCAACGTGGCGGGCGGCCGCTGCGAGACCTGCCAGGGTGAGGGTTTCGTCAGCGTCGAGCTGCTCTTCCTGCCGAGCACGTACGCTCCCTGCCCCGACTGCGCGGGCGCCCGCTACAACCCCGAGACGCTGCAAGTGACGTACCGGGGAAGGAACATCGCGGAGGTGCTCGACCTGACCGTCGAGGCCGCCGCGGACTTCTTCGCCGACACCCCGGCCGTCGTACGCAGCCTGCGCACACTCCTCGACGTCGGCCTCGGCTATCTGCGCCTCGGCCAGCCCGCCACGGAGCTCTCGGGCGGCGAGGCCCAACGCATCAAACTCGCCAGCGAGTTGCAGCGCGTCCGGCGCGGCCACACCCTCTACCTCCTGGACGAGCCCACGACCGGCCTGCACCCCGCCGACGTGGAAGTCCTCACCCACCGTCTGCACGAGCTGGTCGACGGCGGGAACTCAGTGGTCGTCGTCGAGCACGACATGGCGGTGGTCGCCGGCGCGGACCGGGTGATCGACCTGGGCCCGGACGGCGGCGACCGCGGCGGACTCGTCTTGGCGGCGGGCCCACCCGCGGAGGTGGCACGCGCGGAGGGCAGCCGCACCGCGCCGTACCTGGCGCGGGCGCTGGCGGGTGGCGCGGGGACCGAACGGGTCTGA
- the hppD gene encoding 4-hydroxyphenylpyruvate dioxygenase, translating to MRDLPEAAESAESPESADPLADLSIDYVEMYVEDLDAAVAHWTDRYAFTVVGTGTSAEHRGVTVRHGRITLVLTQATSELHPASAYVMSHGDGIADIALRTADPDAAFEAGLARGAIAHRFPRQRTESGRAETAAFRGFGDLVHTLVRRGPDEGPGLPAGHVPVRSTESDAGPAAAVGLLELDHVAVCLPAGDLDAMVAYYRDALGFRFVFEEHIVVGAQAMESKVVQSRSGTVTLTLIEPDTSAATGQIDEFLKGHQGAGVQHLAFSSRDAVGSVRALSGRGVSFLRTPASYYDLLGQRVELGEERLADLRSTHVLADEDHDGRLFQIFTASTHPRKTLFFEVIERQGAATFGSANIKALYEAVELERTKQRGFDQR from the coding sequence ATGAGGGATTTACCGGAAGCAGCAGAATCAGCGGAATCACCAGAATCAGCGGATCCGCTCGCCGACCTCTCCATCGACTACGTGGAGATGTACGTCGAGGACCTGGACGCGGCGGTCGCCCATTGGACCGACCGGTACGCCTTCACGGTCGTCGGCACCGGCACTTCCGCGGAGCACCGCGGCGTCACCGTCCGGCACGGGCGGATCACGCTCGTCCTGACGCAGGCGACGTCCGAGCTGCATCCCGCGTCCGCCTACGTCATGAGCCACGGGGACGGCATCGCGGACATCGCGCTGCGCACCGCCGACCCCGACGCCGCCTTCGAAGCGGGGCTCGCGCGCGGCGCGATCGCCCACCGTTTCCCCCGGCAGCGCACGGAGAGCGGCCGCGCCGAGACCGCGGCGTTCCGCGGCTTCGGGGACCTGGTCCACACACTCGTCCGACGCGGTCCCGACGAGGGCCCGGGACTGCCCGCCGGCCATGTGCCGGTGCGGAGCACGGAGTCGGACGCCGGACCGGCCGCCGCGGTCGGCCTGTTGGAGCTCGACCACGTCGCCGTCTGCCTGCCCGCGGGCGACCTCGACGCGATGGTCGCGTACTACCGCGACGCCCTGGGCTTCCGGTTCGTCTTTGAGGAGCACATCGTCGTCGGCGCGCAGGCCATGGAGTCGAAGGTCGTGCAGAGCAGGTCCGGCACGGTGACCCTGACCCTCATCGAGCCCGACACCTCGGCCGCCACGGGCCAGATCGACGAGTTCCTCAAGGGTCACCAGGGTGCGGGCGTGCAGCACCTGGCGTTCTCGTCGCGGGACGCGGTGGGTTCGGTGCGGGCGCTGTCCGGGCGCGGTGTCTCGTTCCTGCGCACCCCGGCGTCGTACTACGACCTGCTCGGGCAGCGCGTGGAGCTCGGCGAGGAGCGGCTGGCCGATCTGCGGTCGACGCACGTGCTCGCGGACGAGGACCACGACGGGCGGCTCTTCCAGATCTTCACCGCCTCGACCCACCCGAGGAAGACCCTGTTCTTCGAGGTCATCGAGCGGCAGGGCGCGGCGACCTTCGGCAGCGCGAACATCAAGGCGCTGTACGAAGCGGTGGAGCTGGAGCGGACCAAGCAGCGTGGCTTCGACCAGCGCTGA